A region of Streptomyces deccanensis DNA encodes the following proteins:
- a CDS encoding ABC transporter — translation MGAALVRPTARSLPWTTMAAGWALGLALAAVPALFFGDLPAEVLVTVVRAAALCGAVGTAFVLDDPARHTTGVPPVPRPLRQALRAAVVAPAVVVWWVAVLAVVRAGADPARRAALPSGAMTVEAGALCALALALAAVTVRFSQVRVPGPAVAGAVLALPITAGVLLPPRFALFVAPVDPHWDDAHVRWAAVFVTALVAWLLCAPEPRRRRRGPRRRGPGPGGGAQATA, via the coding sequence GTGGGCGCGGCGCTGGTGCGGCCCACGGCGCGGTCGCTGCCGTGGACGACGATGGCCGCCGGTTGGGCCCTCGGGCTGGCCCTCGCCGCCGTACCGGCGCTGTTCTTCGGGGACCTCCCGGCGGAGGTGCTGGTCACCGTGGTGCGGGCGGCGGCGCTGTGCGGGGCGGTGGGGACGGCCTTCGTCCTGGACGACCCGGCCCGGCACACCACCGGTGTCCCGCCCGTGCCGCGTCCGCTGCGCCAGGCGCTGCGTGCGGCCGTCGTGGCGCCGGCGGTCGTGGTGTGGTGGGTGGCGGTGCTGGCCGTCGTACGGGCCGGTGCCGACCCCGCGCGGCGGGCCGCGCTGCCCTCGGGCGCGATGACCGTCGAGGCCGGCGCACTCTGCGCGCTGGCGCTCGCCCTGGCCGCCGTGACGGTGCGGTTCAGCCAGGTGCGCGTACCGGGGCCCGCCGTGGCCGGCGCCGTACTGGCGCTCCCGATCACGGCCGGGGTTCTGCTCCCGCCCCGCTTCGCGCTCTTCGTGGCCCCGGTCGACCCCCACTGGGACGACGCCCATGTGCGGTGGGCCGCCGTGTTCGTCACGGCGCTCGTCGCCTGGCTGCTGTGCGCGCCGGAGCCGCGCCGCCGACGGCGGGGTCCGCGTCGGCGCGGGCCGGGCCCGGGCGGCGGTGCTCAGGCCACGGCGTAG
- a CDS encoding alpha/beta hydrolase yields the protein MTGPADEPAHQVRGITLDAAGLPLSALVSEPPSGSPRAVVVAVHGGGMNAGYFDCRAHPQQSLLTLGASLGHTVLAVDRPGYRHSAARLPEGQGLADQAVSLRAALRDFAAHHDTGAGLFLLAHSYGGKVALTTAADPGLPRLLGIDISGCGHLYAVEPHELPTASDRGRLRRSWGPLSLYPSGTFRESGSIVEPVPALERAELARWPLLFRSTAPRVRVPVRLTFAEHEAWWRHDDEALTDLAAHFTAAPRVCVERQPGAGHNISLGRAARAYHLRALAFLEDCLVAGETAPSPRPVQPRPSTVAS from the coding sequence ATGACCGGACCGGCCGACGAACCCGCGCACCAGGTACGCGGGATCACCCTGGACGCGGCGGGGCTGCCGCTCTCCGCGCTGGTCAGCGAGCCGCCCAGCGGCTCCCCGCGCGCCGTCGTGGTCGCGGTGCACGGCGGCGGCATGAACGCGGGCTACTTCGACTGCCGGGCCCACCCCCAGCAGTCGCTGCTCACGCTGGGGGCGAGCCTCGGCCACACCGTCCTGGCCGTGGACCGGCCCGGCTACCGGCACTCCGCCGCCCGGCTCCCCGAGGGGCAGGGGCTCGCGGACCAGGCCGTGTCGCTGCGCGCGGCGCTGCGCGACTTCGCCGCCCACCACGACACGGGAGCCGGACTGTTCCTGCTCGCCCACTCCTACGGCGGCAAGGTGGCCCTCACCACGGCCGCCGACCCCGGCCTGCCGCGCCTGCTCGGGATCGACATCTCCGGCTGCGGCCATCTGTACGCCGTCGAGCCGCACGAGCTGCCCACCGCTTCCGATCGCGGCCGCCTGCGCAGGAGTTGGGGGCCGCTGAGCCTCTACCCCTCGGGCACTTTCCGGGAGAGCGGTTCGATCGTCGAGCCCGTGCCCGCCCTGGAACGGGCCGAGCTGGCCCGCTGGCCGCTGCTCTTCCGCTCCACCGCGCCCCGCGTCCGCGTGCCGGTACGGCTGACCTTCGCCGAGCACGAGGCCTGGTGGCGCCATGACGACGAGGCGCTCACCGATCTCGCCGCGCACTTCACGGCCGCCCCGCGGGTGTGCGTCGAGCGTCAACCGGGGGCCGGACACAACATCAGCCTCGGACGGGCCGCCCGCGCCTACCATCTGCGGGCACTCGCGTTCCTCGAGGACTGCCTGGTGGCCGGCGAGACGGCCCCCTCACCCCGACCCGTTCAGCCCCGGCCGTCCACCGTGGCCTCCTGA
- a CDS encoding PfkB family carbohydrate kinase has protein sequence MESRSGTAGVRGRRRGLFVGLCTLDVVQLVDRVPGPNEKLTAREQLVAAGGPAANAAVTFAHLGGTATLLTAIGRHPLGVAVAADLDRLGVTVVDLAADSVEPPAVSSVLVTASSGDRAVASTNARGHRIDPPDGLDAWVADCDVVEFDGHHMELAVAAARVARAAGRRTVLDGGSWKAGTERLLPSIDVAVCSEDFNPPGTGAPGSAPADTLRFLRDHGVGRAAVSRGGRPLVWAGPDGGGTVAVPTVRVADTLGAGDVLHGALAHGLAGLDGLTSHGFVEALGEAAVVASRACASFGTRAWMRGG, from the coding sequence GTGGAGTCACGAAGCGGGACGGCGGGTGTGCGGGGGCGTCGTCGGGGGCTGTTCGTCGGGTTGTGCACCTTGGACGTCGTACAGCTCGTCGACCGGGTGCCGGGGCCGAACGAGAAGCTGACGGCTCGTGAGCAGCTCGTGGCCGCGGGCGGCCCGGCGGCGAACGCGGCGGTGACCTTCGCCCATCTGGGCGGTACGGCCACGCTGCTCACCGCGATCGGCCGCCATCCGCTGGGGGTCGCCGTCGCGGCGGATCTGGACCGGCTGGGCGTGACCGTGGTGGACCTGGCGGCCGATTCGGTCGAACCGCCGGCCGTGTCGTCGGTGCTGGTGACCGCGTCGAGCGGCGACCGGGCCGTCGCCTCGACCAACGCGCGGGGCCACCGGATCGACCCGCCGGACGGCCTCGACGCGTGGGTGGCGGACTGCGACGTCGTGGAGTTCGACGGCCACCACATGGAGCTGGCCGTGGCCGCGGCCCGGGTGGCGCGGGCGGCCGGTCGTCGGACCGTGCTCGACGGCGGGAGCTGGAAGGCCGGTACGGAGAGGCTGTTGCCGTCGATCGACGTGGCCGTCTGCTCGGAGGACTTCAACCCGCCCGGTACGGGTGCGCCGGGGAGCGCGCCCGCCGACACCCTGCGGTTCCTGCGGGACCACGGGGTCGGCCGGGCGGCGGTCAGCCGGGGCGGGCGGCCGCTCGTCTGGGCGGGTCCGGACGGCGGGGGCACGGTGGCCGTTCCCACCGTCCGGGTGGCGGACACGCTGGGTGCGGGTGACGTCCTGCACGGGGCCCTCGCCCATGGCCTCGCGGGGCTGGACGGGCTGACGTCGCACGGGTTCGTCGAGGCTCTGGGAGAGGCGGCGGTGGTGGCCTCGCGGGCGTGCGCGTCGTTCGGGACGCGGGCGTGGATGCGGGGCGGGTGA
- a CDS encoding dihydrofolate reductase family protein, which produces MRELVYYIASSLDGFIAGPDGADPTGPDGFWPVAPDYVRHLATTYPETLPAGAREALGVTAEGTHFDTVLEGRKSYEIGLAAGVPDAYPHLRHLVFSRTLTEAPAPAVELVADDPVARVRELKREDGKDIWLLGGARLAGALYPEIDRLIVKLSPLTLGAGIPLFSRGGAFDPRLWQLTDHTALESGVLFLTYHRAPDSGARA; this is translated from the coding sequence ATGCGCGAGCTCGTGTACTACATCGCCTCAAGCCTCGACGGCTTCATCGCCGGACCGGACGGCGCGGACCCCACCGGCCCCGACGGCTTCTGGCCGGTCGCACCGGACTACGTCCGGCACCTGGCCACCACGTACCCCGAGACCCTGCCCGCCGGGGCCCGCGAGGCACTGGGCGTCACGGCCGAGGGCACCCACTTCGACACCGTCCTCGAAGGCCGCAAGAGCTACGAGATCGGCCTGGCGGCCGGAGTCCCGGACGCCTATCCGCACCTGCGTCACCTCGTCTTCTCGCGGACGCTCACCGAGGCGCCCGCCCCGGCGGTGGAACTCGTCGCCGACGACCCGGTGGCGCGGGTCCGTGAGCTCAAGCGGGAGGACGGCAAGGACATCTGGCTGCTCGGCGGAGCCCGACTGGCGGGCGCCCTCTACCCGGAGATCGACCGGCTGATCGTCAAGCTCAGCCCCCTCACCCTCGGCGCCGGCATACCGCTGTTCTCCCGCGGCGGGGCCTTCGACCCCCGCCTGTGGCAGCTCACCGACCACACCGCGCTGGAGAGCGGCGTTCTCTTCCTCACCTACCACCGCGCCCCCGATTCCGGGGCGCGGGCATGA
- a CDS encoding VOC family protein, with amino-acid sequence MHITASTVSLTVDDVAASRSFFTTHLGYEERMAADGFSSLGRPDAAADIVLLRRGTEVLPTEQRDRHAGGLILAFTLDSGIAREEDRLRAAGVDITLPLREEPWGERLFQITDPNGVIVQFVEWAAPTT; translated from the coding sequence GTGCACATCACCGCCTCCACCGTCTCCCTCACCGTCGACGACGTGGCCGCGTCCCGCTCCTTCTTCACGACCCACCTCGGCTACGAGGAGCGCATGGCGGCTGACGGCTTCTCCTCGCTGGGCCGTCCCGACGCCGCGGCCGACATCGTCCTCCTGCGCCGCGGCACGGAGGTCCTGCCGACCGAGCAGCGCGATCGGCACGCCGGCGGGCTCATCCTCGCGTTCACCCTCGACTCGGGCATCGCCCGCGAAGAGGACAGGCTCCGGGCCGCGGGCGTCGACATCACCCTGCCGCTGCGTGAGGAGCCGTGGGGCGAACGCCTCTTCCAGATCACCGACCCCAACGGTGTGATCGTCCAGTTCGTGGAATGGGCCGCCCCCACGACGTGA
- a CDS encoding glycoside hydrolase family 88 protein, whose product MSVSRRGVLATAAGAALVGSTTTATAATTASAATTTTAADGGRSPLPDPHTLREAADFAVDRIRTVAPRVTAFPVGTKFEKWVYSQNGDWVGGFWPGTLWMAWLHTGDDAFRSWAQASAEKLAPRQHDTGTHDLGFLFYPSWVTAWRLTGDEKWRTGAVRAADSLIQRYNPRGRFIRAWGALTEPRNAGRVIIDTMMNLDLLAFASRQTGDPKYLDIAVEHARTTQRVFPRPDGSTPHVFDFDPDTGAPIGPNTVQGYSPTSCWARGQAWGLYGFTTMYRRTGDGEFLATARRLADYAVRSLTPDHVPVWDYRAPQHPHDIKDASAGAITACGLLDLAAATGTRAYRDVALRLLGALARTCLTRESTRAEAVVARCTRHRPNEDGIEISLPYADYYLLEGILRVLRPRAVDRAIDLSTV is encoded by the coding sequence ATGAGTGTTTCCCGACGGGGTGTGCTGGCCACGGCTGCCGGAGCCGCACTGGTGGGCTCCACGACGACAGCGACAGCGGCAACGACAGCATCAGCGGCTACGACGACCACGGCTGCCGACGGAGGCCGGAGCCCCCTGCCCGACCCCCACACGCTCCGCGAGGCCGCCGACTTCGCCGTCGACAGGATCCGCACGGTCGCGCCCCGGGTGACCGCCTTCCCGGTCGGGACGAAGTTCGAGAAGTGGGTCTACTCGCAGAACGGCGACTGGGTCGGCGGCTTCTGGCCGGGCACGCTGTGGATGGCGTGGCTGCACACCGGGGACGACGCCTTCCGCTCCTGGGCCCAGGCGTCGGCGGAGAAGCTGGCGCCCCGGCAGCACGACACGGGCACCCACGACCTCGGCTTCCTCTTCTACCCGTCGTGGGTCACCGCCTGGCGGCTGACCGGCGACGAGAAGTGGCGGACCGGCGCCGTACGGGCCGCCGACTCGCTGATCCAGCGGTACAACCCGCGCGGCCGGTTCATCCGCGCCTGGGGCGCGCTGACCGAACCGAGGAACGCGGGCCGGGTCATCATCGACACGATGATGAACCTCGACCTGCTCGCCTTCGCGAGCCGGCAGACCGGCGACCCGAAGTACCTGGACATCGCCGTCGAGCACGCGAGGACCACGCAGCGGGTGTTCCCGCGCCCGGACGGCTCCACCCCGCACGTGTTCGACTTCGACCCGGACACGGGCGCGCCCATCGGTCCCAACACCGTGCAGGGCTACAGCCCCACGTCGTGCTGGGCCCGGGGGCAGGCATGGGGACTGTACGGATTCACCACGATGTACCGCCGGACCGGCGACGGAGAGTTCCTCGCCACCGCACGCCGGCTCGCGGACTACGCGGTGCGGTCCCTCACCCCGGACCACGTCCCGGTGTGGGACTACCGGGCGCCGCAGCACCCCCACGACATCAAGGACGCGTCGGCCGGTGCGATCACCGCCTGCGGACTGCTCGACCTGGCCGCCGCCACCGGCACACGCGCGTACCGCGACGTCGCGCTGCGCCTCCTCGGCGCGCTGGCGAGGACCTGCCTGACCAGGGAATCGACCCGCGCGGAGGCGGTCGTGGCTCGCTGCACCCGCCACCGCCCGAACGAGGACGGCATCGAGATCTCCCTCCCGTACGCCGACTACTACCTGCTCGAAGGCATCCTGCGCGTGCTGCGCCCGCGCGCCGTCGACCGCGCGATCGACCTGTCCACGGTCTGA
- a CDS encoding TetR/AcrR family transcriptional regulator codes for MSIESTGLRESKKRETRQLISDHATRLFMAQGFEETTIAEIATAARVAKKTVTNYFPRKEDMALDHQDAFVAGLAEAVAARPAGESALGALRRTFAAGVAAQDPVIGFAGPDFSRMIHDSPTLSVCLRSLHDRREEALAAALAEATGSAPEDITAHTAAALLAAVHRVLFRRIQELTLAGRTNDEIAAVVADEAADAFALLEPALGHYAVA; via the coding sequence ATGAGCATCGAGAGCACAGGACTGCGCGAGTCCAAGAAGCGCGAGACCCGGCAGCTGATCTCCGACCACGCCACTCGGCTCTTCATGGCACAGGGCTTCGAGGAGACGACCATCGCGGAGATCGCCACCGCCGCCCGCGTCGCCAAGAAGACCGTGACCAACTACTTCCCGCGCAAGGAGGACATGGCCCTCGACCATCAGGACGCCTTCGTCGCGGGCCTGGCCGAGGCCGTGGCCGCCCGCCCCGCCGGCGAGTCCGCCCTCGGGGCGCTGCGCCGTACCTTCGCGGCCGGCGTCGCCGCCCAGGACCCGGTCATCGGCTTCGCCGGCCCGGACTTCTCCCGGATGATCCACGACAGCCCGACCCTCTCGGTCTGCCTGCGCTCCCTGCACGACCGACGTGAGGAGGCGCTCGCCGCCGCCCTCGCCGAGGCCACCGGCTCCGCCCCCGAGGACATCACCGCGCACACCGCCGCGGCCCTCCTCGCGGCGGTTCACCGCGTCCTGTTCCGCCGCATCCAGGAGCTGACGCTCGCCGGCCGCACGAACGACGAGATCGCCGCGGTCGTCGCGGACGAAGCCGCCGATGCCTTCGCACTCCTGGAACCGGCCCTCGGGCACTACGCCGTGGCCTGA
- a CDS encoding glycoside hydrolase family 55 protein produces the protein MSMTRRTLLGSAVAVAVGAGTAAAAGAGSGPAAIPPLWREFRRTPFTHPQIPYIGRAGCHGGATRPPRRPVVADVRDFGAVADGSTDCAPAINRAIAAAGRAGGGTVTVPSGTFRIDDVIRLDRSHVVLKGAGSGRTTLYATKNLTELIGPYGSRYGGDKSGWSWAGGLIWLAPRARWESLVAAIRARAWPYEGWTGNRRDEWRPLTAVAPARRGSWTITVTDASSLRPGALVLLRLADDADHTLLEHMCGGGPGPEAYVWDDKTKLTSYVPYEWPVRVTRVRGRKVTLERPLPLDVRPEWNPQLTTHVPELTGSGVEGLTLEAAETPQRPHLLDRGHNGVVLQCAYDCWVDDVTVRHVDNGFGLVSASACTLRRTRVTGRGYHHPYFCREGSHDNLVEDFTIEEPTGPAPAGTQLHGINVEGLSSYNVWSRGDMRTGTFDSHRGLPFANVRTDITVNNDGRHGGDASAGPLFGARFTHWNIRVTNARAGMVRIDGLAPYSATVGIDEVREFDQIDVPDLTGDLHARLELYGSPHAVRPRNLYEAQRTCMPSSTHVNALRPAAEQLDSIAG, from the coding sequence ATGAGCATGACCAGACGGACCCTGCTGGGGAGCGCCGTCGCCGTGGCGGTCGGCGCCGGGACCGCCGCCGCGGCCGGAGCGGGGTCCGGGCCCGCCGCGATCCCACCTCTGTGGCGGGAGTTCAGGCGCACTCCGTTCACACACCCGCAGATTCCGTACATCGGCCGCGCGGGCTGCCACGGCGGGGCGACCCGTCCGCCCCGTCGGCCGGTCGTCGCCGACGTACGCGACTTCGGCGCGGTGGCGGACGGCAGCACCGACTGCGCCCCCGCGATCAACCGCGCGATCGCCGCCGCCGGGCGGGCCGGCGGCGGCACGGTCACCGTCCCGTCCGGCACGTTCCGGATCGACGACGTGATCCGTCTGGACCGGTCGCACGTGGTCCTCAAGGGCGCCGGAAGCGGCCGTACGACGCTGTACGCGACGAAGAACCTCACGGAGCTGATCGGGCCCTACGGCTCCCGCTACGGGGGTGACAAGTCGGGGTGGTCGTGGGCGGGCGGCCTGATCTGGCTTGCGCCCAGGGCCCGTTGGGAGTCCCTCGTCGCGGCGATCAGGGCGAGGGCGTGGCCCTACGAGGGCTGGACGGGCAACCGGCGCGACGAGTGGCGCCCGCTCACGGCGGTCGCCCCGGCCCGGCGGGGCAGTTGGACGATCACGGTGACGGACGCGTCGTCGCTGCGTCCCGGCGCCCTGGTGCTGCTGCGACTCGCCGACGACGCGGACCACACGCTGCTGGAGCACATGTGCGGAGGCGGCCCCGGGCCGGAGGCCTACGTCTGGGACGACAAGACCAAGCTGACGTCGTACGTCCCCTACGAGTGGCCCGTCCGCGTCACCCGGGTCCGGGGCCGGAAAGTCACCCTCGAACGCCCGCTGCCGCTCGACGTCCGACCGGAGTGGAACCCCCAACTGACCACGCACGTACCGGAGTTGACCGGCTCGGGGGTGGAGGGCCTGACGCTGGAGGCGGCGGAGACTCCCCAGCGGCCGCATCTGCTGGACAGGGGCCACAACGGGGTGGTGCTCCAGTGCGCCTACGACTGCTGGGTGGACGACGTGACGGTCCGCCACGTCGACAACGGCTTCGGTCTCGTGTCCGCCTCCGCGTGCACCCTGCGACGGACACGTGTCACCGGCCGCGGCTACCACCACCCCTACTTCTGCCGCGAGGGCTCGCACGACAACCTCGTCGAGGACTTCACCATCGAGGAGCCCACCGGCCCCGCACCCGCCGGCACCCAACTGCACGGCATCAACGTGGAGGGGCTGTCCTCGTACAACGTGTGGTCACGCGGCGACATGCGGACGGGCACCTTCGACAGCCACCGCGGCCTGCCCTTCGCCAACGTCCGCACCGACATCACCGTGAACAACGACGGCCGGCACGGCGGCGACGCCAGCGCGGGCCCCCTGTTCGGCGCCCGCTTCACCCACTGGAACATCCGGGTCACCAACGCCCGCGCGGGGATGGTGCGGATCGACGGCCTGGCGCCGTACTCCGCCACCGTCGGCATCGACGAGGTCAGGGAGTTCGACCAGATCGACGTCCCCGACCTCACGGGTGATCTGCACGCGCGGCTGGAGCTGTACGGCAGCCCGCACGCCGTACGCCCCCGCAACCTGTACGAGGCCCAGCGCACGTGCATGCCGTCGTCCACCCATGTGAACGCCCTGCGGCCGGCGGCGGAGCAACTGGACTCCATCGCGGGCTGA